From the genome of Labrus mixtus chromosome 17, fLabMix1.1, whole genome shotgun sequence:
CTCTGTAAACACCTTGCTGAGTAGTCTGTGCTCATGTGAATGCACTTTAAGTGTGTATGGTGtgagtgtactttttttttctctgctgtccACTTGAGCAAGGCTGACTCTGAGAGTAGCCACACAACAAGCATATCGACCGATATTTATATGGAGCAAACAAGCTCTTTgttttggatggatggatggtaacTGACCTGCGTATACCATATGTCTTTGACGCATGTTTTTAGCTGTTGAACAAGCAAAACACATGTTGCCTGGCAGTTCTGAAAACGCTGATCAAAATAGCAACAACAAATTgtatttgcacaaaaaaaacaattctagGATTACGCTTGCCTTAAAACAAGCTTTTGCAACCCACATTTTCAGACAGGACAGTTTTTGGTACGTTCAGCCTATACTTGCTTCATATGGAGTAGCATGTAGGTGTGGATAGCTTTGTTGAACAAATCTTCAGTAATAGCTGGTGGTGACTGAAATTGATTGAGATTTTTAGCAGACAGTGATCTTGCCTATAGGGAAAACAGTGAACTAGGATatatttaagactttttattcTCCAGGGAGCCATAAAAATACAGAGGAGCATTAAATACGTTTACCTGATGCAACATTGTCAGAAGTTGTGGTTCAAGTGTTCATAGGTTTAAAGTGTCGCATTGCAAGACAGCACATCTTAAAAGCAAGGTATATGCAGTTACAAAAGCACTTTAACCAACATTCAGCCTTGAAGAAATCTTAAGCAGATTTGCTGTTGATTTGTTgattcatcattttaaatgcaATGTGTGGTCACAGTCATGCAGTTATATAGTTTGTAtggtgaaaatgtaaatatttcatgaCACTTCTGTTAACTCTGGCGAGTATATGCACTCAGTCTGTTTGACAGCGAGAGCCTGAACATTCACAAAAGAAATGcaactccctctctctttcacctcCGACACATCGATTTTTCCACTCTCGCCTCCATCCTGAGTAGTATATCCCTTGATGCATTGCTGGCTTACTGAAAGACTGCTTCCCATTATTTTTTGTTCATTGGGTAAACAGCTGCTCGGTACAGCGTCTAACTTTGATGTCCAGGGGCAGGAGGCTACATGAGGAGATTTTGTTGGAGTCCCGTTAGGACTGGGATCAAGCACGTAGCTATTCACTACTGTGCCACACGTTGAACCCTCTTTACTGTTACCAGAGGAAGTCCGCACGATGCTGCTGCTCCTGACACTTCTGCCATCACCATTTCCAACCCTGAAACCATGTCCGTCCCCACGTCTGAGGATGTGCTGATGCAGGATCCGCCGGAAAGTCCGTCTGAATTCTCGAATTCGGTATGCATAAATTAATGGGTTCACTACAGAGTTAGCGTGAGAAAGAATGATGACAATATTCATCACCCATTGATGTGATCGCCCGCAGTTCTCACACAGGTTGTTAAAACAGTTGATGATATGCAGGGGAAGCCAACACAGAGCAAACAAACCCACAATGATGGCTAGCGATTTGGCTGCATGCACTTCTCTCTGCAGGGTGGAGCGAGACGTGCCAGATGATGAGGTTATTTCTCCAGGTGCAGGTGCATTTGCTACTTTCAGCCCCATGAGGTGGAGCTGGCGCCGCGCAGCTAAGAAGATATGGGCGTAGATGACCAGCATGACCACCAGGGGCCCCAACACACAGCCGAAGAAGTTGAAATAGATCATGTAGTCCATGGTTACCACTTCTTCAAACAGGCACACTGTCAGGCCTTCAGGGCAGCTGGAGTTATTTGCAGCGGCATTCCAACCTGGACAGCAGAGCCAGAGGAGATTTATTTCcagattttaactttttttataatgtcaactacatttttcattttcattttacctttatttattctcgagaaatcatt
Proteins encoded in this window:
- the adora2ab gene encoding adenosine A2a receptor b, with product MLKDDQLVYIVLELVIALLAVAGNILVCWAVFLNSNLQSITNFFVVSLAVADIAVGLLAIPFAIAISSGFCANFFGCLFIACFVLILTQGSIFSLLAIAVDRYIAIKNPLRYNSLVTGQRAKGIIALCWFLSVVIGLIPIFGWNKGWNAAANNSSCPEGLTVCLFEEVVTMDYMIYFNFFGCVLGPLVVMLVIYAHIFLAARRQLHLMGLKVANAPAPGEITSSSGTSRSTLQREVHAAKSLAIIVGLFALCWLPLHIINCFNNLCENCGRSHQWVMNIVIILSHANSVVNPLIYAYRIREFRRTFRRILHQHILRRGDGHGFRVGNGDGRSVRSSSIVRTSSGNSKEGSTCGTVVNSYVLDPSPNGTPTKSPHVASCPWTSKLDAVPSSCLPNEQKIMGSSLSVSQQCIKGYTTQDGGESGKIDVSEVKERGSCISFVNVQALAVKQTECIYSPELTEVS